The following are encoded together in the Cicer arietinum cultivar CDC Frontier isolate Library 1 chromosome 2, Cicar.CDCFrontier_v2.0, whole genome shotgun sequence genome:
- the LOC101494156 gene encoding folylpolyglutamate synthase-like isoform X2: MEVGLGGKYDATNVVQEPIVCGITSLGYDHMEILGNTLGEIAGEKAGIFKDRVPAFTVTQPEEAMHVLEEKASKLNVPLQVARPLDAKLLNGLTLGLEGEHQFLNAGLAVALCSTWLKRTGHVGDTHFDQTGALREQFVKGLTNASLQGRAQIVTDRHFKSEQLNELVFFLDGAHSLESMEVCARWFSLAIKENNPNQTLFRQQPNNPKSSHEVVKMQHVERGFQRKSAPILLFNCLTVRDPQLLLPRLMETCADHGVYFKKALFVPSLSVYNKVGSQASTLSDSQVDLSWQFNLQGVWENLMQSNKGKITDIVSEELKDDMEMSASNCEHSAVFSSLPMVIKWLRDRAQQNQSVRFQVLVTGSLHLVGDVLKLVKK, translated from the exons ATGGAGGTTGGATTAGGTGGAAAATATGATGCAACTAATGTG gttcagGAACCTATTGTGTGTGGAATAACTTCCCTAGGGTATGATCACATGGAGATTCTTG GAAATACTCTTGGTGAAATCGCAGGCGAGAAAGCTGGTATCTTTAAG GATCGGGTACCTGCTTTTACAGTGACACAACCTGAAGAAGCCATGCATGTACTTGAAGAGAAGGCTTCTAAATTGAAT GTACCTCTTCAAGTGGCACGTCCGTTAGACGCCAAATTGCTAAATGGTTTAACACTTGGTCTTGAAGGCGAACATCAATTTTTAAATGCCGGTCTTGCAGTTGCGCTGTGCTCGACATGGTTGAAAAGGACCGGACATGTTGGAGACACACACTTCGATCAAACC GGCGCTTTGCGGGAACAGTTCGTAAAAGGGTTAACAAATGCAAGTTTGCAAGGAAGGGCTCAGATTGTTACCGACAGGCACTTCAAGAGTGAACAATTAAATGAACTTGTTTTCTTTTTAGATGGCGCTCATAGTCTTGAAAGCATGGAAGTTTGTGCAAGGTGGTTTTCTCTTGCTATCAAAGAAAACAACCCGAACCAAACATTGTTTCGTCAGCAACCGAATAATCCTAAATCCTCGCATGAAGTAGTGAAGATGCAACATGTGGAAAGAGGATTCCAGAGAAAATCCGCTCCG ATATTGCTGTTCAACTGTTTGACTGTCCGAGATCCTCAGTTGCTTCTTCCTCGCCTGATGGAAACATGTGCTGATCATG GAGTCTATTTCAAGAAGGCGCTGTTTGTACCAAGTTTATCGGTGTATAACAAAGTCGGATCCCAAGCATCAACACTGTCCGATTCTCAAGTTGATCTGTCATGGCAGTTCAATCTTCAAGGAGTGTGGGAAAATCTCATGCAAAGCAACAAAG GTAAAATTACCGACATTGTTTCTGAAGAGCTAAAAGATGATATGGAAATGAGTGCCAGTAATTGCGAACATAGTGCAGTGTTCTCCTCGTTGCCTATGGTAATCAAATGGCTTAGGGACAGAGCGCAACAAAATCAGTCGGTTCGTTTTCAG GTCCTTGTGACTGGTTCGTTACATCTTGTTGGCGACGTTTTGAAATTAGTTAAGAAGTGA
- the LOC140919327 gene encoding folylpolyglutamate synthase-like isoform X2: MSEQEGGDGSPESQSLTSYEEALEALSSLIIKRTRADGSNMGDQFDVLFEYLKLQLSLPCLIDIRERFRLDGITTYFSCLII, translated from the exons ATGTCTGAACAAG AAGGTGGTGATGGGTCACCGGAATCTCAATCGTTGACTTCCTATGAAGAAGCATTGGAGGCTTTGTCCTCTTTGATCATCAAACGCACTCGTGCTGATGGTAGCAATATGGGTGATCAATTTGATGTTCTATTTGAGTATCTAAAG CTACAATTGTCATTGCCATGCCTCATTGATATCCGAGAAAGATTTCGTTTAGATGG CATTACTACTTACTTCAGTTGTTTGATTATCTAG
- the LOC101494156 gene encoding folylpolyglutamate synthase-like isoform X3, which produces MEILGNTLGEIAGEKAGIFKDRVPAFTVTQPEEAMHVLEEKASKLNVPLQVARPLDAKLLNGLTLGLEGEHQFLNAGLAVALCSTWLKRTGHVGDTHFDQTGALREQFVKGLTNASLQGRAQIVTDRHFKSEQLNELVFFLDGAHSLESMEVCARWFSLAIKENNPNQTLFRQQPNNPKSSHEVVKMQHVERGFQRKSAPILLFNCLTVRDPQLLLPRLMETCADHGVYFKKALFVPSLSVYNKVGSQASTLSDSQVDLSWQFNLQGVWENLMQSNKAGKITDIVSEELKDDMEMSASNCEHSAVFSSLPMVIKWLRDRAQQNQSVRFQVLVTGSLHLVGDVLKLVKK; this is translated from the exons ATGGAGATTCTTG GAAATACTCTTGGTGAAATCGCAGGCGAGAAAGCTGGTATCTTTAAG GATCGGGTACCTGCTTTTACAGTGACACAACCTGAAGAAGCCATGCATGTACTTGAAGAGAAGGCTTCTAAATTGAAT GTACCTCTTCAAGTGGCACGTCCGTTAGACGCCAAATTGCTAAATGGTTTAACACTTGGTCTTGAAGGCGAACATCAATTTTTAAATGCCGGTCTTGCAGTTGCGCTGTGCTCGACATGGTTGAAAAGGACCGGACATGTTGGAGACACACACTTCGATCAAACC GGCGCTTTGCGGGAACAGTTCGTAAAAGGGTTAACAAATGCAAGTTTGCAAGGAAGGGCTCAGATTGTTACCGACAGGCACTTCAAGAGTGAACAATTAAATGAACTTGTTTTCTTTTTAGATGGCGCTCATAGTCTTGAAAGCATGGAAGTTTGTGCAAGGTGGTTTTCTCTTGCTATCAAAGAAAACAACCCGAACCAAACATTGTTTCGTCAGCAACCGAATAATCCTAAATCCTCGCATGAAGTAGTGAAGATGCAACATGTGGAAAGAGGATTCCAGAGAAAATCCGCTCCG ATATTGCTGTTCAACTGTTTGACTGTCCGAGATCCTCAGTTGCTTCTTCCTCGCCTGATGGAAACATGTGCTGATCATG GAGTCTATTTCAAGAAGGCGCTGTTTGTACCAAGTTTATCGGTGTATAACAAAGTCGGATCCCAAGCATCAACACTGTCCGATTCTCAAGTTGATCTGTCATGGCAGTTCAATCTTCAAGGAGTGTGGGAAAATCTCATGCAAAGCAACAAAG CAGGTAAAATTACCGACATTGTTTCTGAAGAGCTAAAAGATGATATGGAAATGAGTGCCAGTAATTGCGAACATAGTGCAGTGTTCTCCTCGTTGCCTATGGTAATCAAATGGCTTAGGGACAGAGCGCAACAAAATCAGTCGGTTCGTTTTCAG GTCCTTGTGACTGGTTCGTTACATCTTGTTGGCGACGTTTTGAAATTAGTTAAGAAGTGA
- the LOC140919327 gene encoding folylpolyglutamate synthase-like isoform X1 → MSEQEGGDGSPESQSLTSYEEALEALSSLIIKRTRADGSNMGDQFDVLFEYLKLQLSLPCLIDIRERFRLDGNNNPILHTWNILLGTQEINKS, encoded by the exons ATGTCTGAACAAG AAGGTGGTGATGGGTCACCGGAATCTCAATCGTTGACTTCCTATGAAGAAGCATTGGAGGCTTTGTCCTCTTTGATCATCAAACGCACTCGTGCTGATGGTAGCAATATGGGTGATCAATTTGATGTTCTATTTGAGTATCTAAAG CTACAATTGTCATTGCCATGCCTCATTGATATCCGAGAAAGATTTCGTTTAGATGG gaacaacaatccaatcctacacacttggaacatattgcttggaacacaagaaatcaacaaaagttga
- the LOC101494156 gene encoding folylpolyglutamate synthase-like isoform X1: protein MEVGLGGKYDATNVVQEPIVCGITSLGYDHMEILGNTLGEIAGEKAGIFKDRVPAFTVTQPEEAMHVLEEKASKLNVPLQVARPLDAKLLNGLTLGLEGEHQFLNAGLAVALCSTWLKRTGHVGDTHFDQTGALREQFVKGLTNASLQGRAQIVTDRHFKSEQLNELVFFLDGAHSLESMEVCARWFSLAIKENNPNQTLFRQQPNNPKSSHEVVKMQHVERGFQRKSAPILLFNCLTVRDPQLLLPRLMETCADHGVYFKKALFVPSLSVYNKVGSQASTLSDSQVDLSWQFNLQGVWENLMQSNKAGKITDIVSEELKDDMEMSASNCEHSAVFSSLPMVIKWLRDRAQQNQSVRFQVLVTGSLHLVGDVLKLVKK from the exons ATGGAGGTTGGATTAGGTGGAAAATATGATGCAACTAATGTG gttcagGAACCTATTGTGTGTGGAATAACTTCCCTAGGGTATGATCACATGGAGATTCTTG GAAATACTCTTGGTGAAATCGCAGGCGAGAAAGCTGGTATCTTTAAG GATCGGGTACCTGCTTTTACAGTGACACAACCTGAAGAAGCCATGCATGTACTTGAAGAGAAGGCTTCTAAATTGAAT GTACCTCTTCAAGTGGCACGTCCGTTAGACGCCAAATTGCTAAATGGTTTAACACTTGGTCTTGAAGGCGAACATCAATTTTTAAATGCCGGTCTTGCAGTTGCGCTGTGCTCGACATGGTTGAAAAGGACCGGACATGTTGGAGACACACACTTCGATCAAACC GGCGCTTTGCGGGAACAGTTCGTAAAAGGGTTAACAAATGCAAGTTTGCAAGGAAGGGCTCAGATTGTTACCGACAGGCACTTCAAGAGTGAACAATTAAATGAACTTGTTTTCTTTTTAGATGGCGCTCATAGTCTTGAAAGCATGGAAGTTTGTGCAAGGTGGTTTTCTCTTGCTATCAAAGAAAACAACCCGAACCAAACATTGTTTCGTCAGCAACCGAATAATCCTAAATCCTCGCATGAAGTAGTGAAGATGCAACATGTGGAAAGAGGATTCCAGAGAAAATCCGCTCCG ATATTGCTGTTCAACTGTTTGACTGTCCGAGATCCTCAGTTGCTTCTTCCTCGCCTGATGGAAACATGTGCTGATCATG GAGTCTATTTCAAGAAGGCGCTGTTTGTACCAAGTTTATCGGTGTATAACAAAGTCGGATCCCAAGCATCAACACTGTCCGATTCTCAAGTTGATCTGTCATGGCAGTTCAATCTTCAAGGAGTGTGGGAAAATCTCATGCAAAGCAACAAAG CAGGTAAAATTACCGACATTGTTTCTGAAGAGCTAAAAGATGATATGGAAATGAGTGCCAGTAATTGCGAACATAGTGCAGTGTTCTCCTCGTTGCCTATGGTAATCAAATGGCTTAGGGACAGAGCGCAACAAAATCAGTCGGTTCGTTTTCAG GTCCTTGTGACTGGTTCGTTACATCTTGTTGGCGACGTTTTGAAATTAGTTAAGAAGTGA
- the LOC101494156 gene encoding folylpolyglutamate synthase-like isoform X4: protein MHVLEEKASKLNVPLQVARPLDAKLLNGLTLGLEGEHQFLNAGLAVALCSTWLKRTGHVGDTHFDQTGALREQFVKGLTNASLQGRAQIVTDRHFKSEQLNELVFFLDGAHSLESMEVCARWFSLAIKENNPNQTLFRQQPNNPKSSHEVVKMQHVERGFQRKSAPILLFNCLTVRDPQLLLPRLMETCADHGVYFKKALFVPSLSVYNKVGSQASTLSDSQVDLSWQFNLQGVWENLMQSNKAGKITDIVSEELKDDMEMSASNCEHSAVFSSLPMVIKWLRDRAQQNQSVRFQVLVTGSLHLVGDVLKLVKK, encoded by the exons ATGCATGTACTTGAAGAGAAGGCTTCTAAATTGAAT GTACCTCTTCAAGTGGCACGTCCGTTAGACGCCAAATTGCTAAATGGTTTAACACTTGGTCTTGAAGGCGAACATCAATTTTTAAATGCCGGTCTTGCAGTTGCGCTGTGCTCGACATGGTTGAAAAGGACCGGACATGTTGGAGACACACACTTCGATCAAACC GGCGCTTTGCGGGAACAGTTCGTAAAAGGGTTAACAAATGCAAGTTTGCAAGGAAGGGCTCAGATTGTTACCGACAGGCACTTCAAGAGTGAACAATTAAATGAACTTGTTTTCTTTTTAGATGGCGCTCATAGTCTTGAAAGCATGGAAGTTTGTGCAAGGTGGTTTTCTCTTGCTATCAAAGAAAACAACCCGAACCAAACATTGTTTCGTCAGCAACCGAATAATCCTAAATCCTCGCATGAAGTAGTGAAGATGCAACATGTGGAAAGAGGATTCCAGAGAAAATCCGCTCCG ATATTGCTGTTCAACTGTTTGACTGTCCGAGATCCTCAGTTGCTTCTTCCTCGCCTGATGGAAACATGTGCTGATCATG GAGTCTATTTCAAGAAGGCGCTGTTTGTACCAAGTTTATCGGTGTATAACAAAGTCGGATCCCAAGCATCAACACTGTCCGATTCTCAAGTTGATCTGTCATGGCAGTTCAATCTTCAAGGAGTGTGGGAAAATCTCATGCAAAGCAACAAAG CAGGTAAAATTACCGACATTGTTTCTGAAGAGCTAAAAGATGATATGGAAATGAGTGCCAGTAATTGCGAACATAGTGCAGTGTTCTCCTCGTTGCCTATGGTAATCAAATGGCTTAGGGACAGAGCGCAACAAAATCAGTCGGTTCGTTTTCAG GTCCTTGTGACTGGTTCGTTACATCTTGTTGGCGACGTTTTGAAATTAGTTAAGAAGTGA